The Aspergillus oryzae RIB40 DNA, chromosome 5 genome segment ACCACTGGCAGCCCCGTTGGCCTAGAATGGTCTACCGCCCAAAGTATAAGCGAACTAGAGAACACAGCCGCACCGTCGGTGTCCTCAGGCTTCGACGGCGTTGAGACTGAGAACGATGTACAAATAGTTCGCCAGGagaatcaaaagagaaaagctcTTGCCCCCTCACCACTTGAAGATAAGAATGGAAtgacaaaagcaaagcaagttCGACGTTCAACAAATGATCAAGTGGCAGCTTACCTTGTGAGAGAAGCTATAAAATGCAAAGCACAGAATCTTCAGACGCCGCAGGAATCTTACTTCACTGTAGAGGTTGAGAGCCGCCTTCTCAAGGCTTGCAACAATCGATCAGTGGAAGTAGCCAAAAAACTGCTACTGTGTATTGGAAGCTCACAGTCAATATTATCGCTGCAGGACGCAATTCAAAGCTGGCGAACGGGGACCTACATTCGGTTTTTACAAATGCCACATTGCTCATCAAAAGCAGATACATTTGACATCATCTCAAAAATGAGCCAGGGCATTGCATGCCTATATCTGTTTCGACGATATCATATCGTCAGACTCTTCGAAAAATGTGGCGGTTTCGAGACGCCATCAGTTTCACGTTTTGTTGCCGTCCCCGTTAACAATTCAGCGGTTCTTAAACGACCTGGGAACCCTCTTAAAAATGCAGAAACAGAATTGAATATCGCAATGATGAAGGAAGTCCTGCCTCACCTCAAGCCTGGAACCTCGGAGTATGAGGAAGAGTACAACTGCGTAAACAACCTTCGTTTGCTTGCCCGGAGGTACCGCACTCTACAGGCCCGCTTTGGCCAAGGCATTCTCGCCCTAATACCCAATCCTGACCAATCACGGCACACGGGCTTGGGAATATCGGAGTCTTCGTGAGTATTAGGTCGCCAACAAAGTATAAAGCTAACAGGCAATTAGGCTTCTACGGATGCCAGAATCCGTCTTTCTGGAAACAGTTTTGATACTTGAACGCTCACAGGGGCACATTTTGCGGGACTTCAGCACTGCAGCTTGGAGAATTATGGAGACATTGCTTTACCAACCTGCACAGCATTGCTCTCAATTCCAGCTTGAAAGGACAGGTACTAGGTATATCCTGGAGCAACCGAAGAATTCGTCAAGCCTTCTTTACCTTTTAAAATGAAAAATTCACAAACTACAAAGACGAAGACAGCCACTCACTCATACAAATCAAATTGCTGGTTTATCTGGATATTGTTGTCTGCCTCCGATGGTTTCTACATTGTAAAAGGTGCTGGTATACTCACTGCTCATGAGCCAGTCAAAGCTTCGTACATTGAAGGCTTAGACCTATACTCATTCATTGTATATTATGATTTTCTAGAATGCCACATAAAACGCATGTCTCAAAATCCCAATGAGCGGACCACGACAGACCGAAGCACTTATGGAGCTTTTTATGGCAGTCCACAACAAAACAGAGAGGAACTTAAGGCACATTCACCGGAGTTCGGGCAATTTTTCACAGAAGTTCAGTCGGAAGGCGCGTGACGCACGTGGAACGCGTCAGCATCGCCATACAACGACACATGATAACTGCATCTGCTGAGGGTGATACAAAATGTCGAAAGGGCTGTTGTTGGACTCTCCTTCGGCCTATTCAGTTTTGTTTTTTATCTGTCAGGCTCTGTCTGTTCTGTCTTTGTCTGTCTTTCGAGTCTCCGCGGTTGGCATCCTTTTGTAGAGGGGGCTATATAGTTTTGTAGTTAATATATGTTTGTTTACAGAATGCTACATAAATCCTTAGTCCACTACATAGGTCACTAACACTTACCGTACGAAGTACACAGTCAACAGAAGGGTATGCTGAACTTTAGACGACTTATGTATTTCAGGGTACCAGTTGCCACGGGGTCGGCTCAGGGTCCTCAACTATCCACGTGCTTTTCTATACTTAGTAACCGATTATTCCTTCCCTTAACCGGCTTAGTAACTCACCTTGAGGTAGGTAACCTTTGGCGCGCAGCCCATCTCTTCTCCTCACCTTTGGATCTCcatatccttacctagtaCCTATTGTCACCTCGGAAACTAGTCTAATCCAATCTGGTGAAGAAGAGCGgtccttctccatcatcagatAATGGAAACAACGGAAAACAAGACGGAAAACTCCGCCGTAAATCCCTTAAGGCCAGAGCCACCAGTTCGGATCTTGGTCCAAACGTTGACCCACTTGGTTCCAGGTAATGGCAACTTTGAGCGAACGGATTTTATACTGAACCGAATATGTCAGCACCACTGGAACTGCGATTTCAGCGTTCCAAAATTCCGCTGGGCCTCATAAAATAATCAGTTTGCTTTGAACAACCgactttgcttcttcttAGTTGATTATCTGGAATCTCAaaatgatgacgatgtgCCTGTGTTGTCCTATGAGTGGACGGGAGAATCTCTGTAAGGTTCTGTTAAACTCGATAATTTTATTATGTGGCTAACTCCAGCTGCACAGGAAATCACTACCACAGTTAGTAAAAGACCCAAAGATCCAAGCCAAGCTTAAAGAAGACGTTCCTTTCACGTATCGACGGCGATCGAAACGTGAGAAGCCTCCGATACGCAAGCTTATAGAGTCAAGGCTCTATTGTGGGGAGGATGTTCTACTCTCTAGGGTGGATCATATGAGGGAGAGCCCAGAGGATATGGAGTGGCTCAAGACCCACGTCAGACCTAGGTTCTGGCGGAATTTTGTGGCGGAGGTCAATGCCAACAACCCAACTGGTGCTTCAGATATTCAAGAATAGCCATTTGGTTAATTTTTAGTCGTCCAGTTCCCTTTTAAATCTTTTGCTTCTGGGTGGTTGACAGCGAAGCGGATGCTCTTTAAACAAGTGCCTGAGGATCAAATCGCTGCCACCGGGGTGGtgatatataaaagaagTGACATCGTAGACCTCAGACGCCACAGTCACATAGCACGACTTCGCACGGTTGTGAGTCTCAACCTCGGCGGAGGTAAACGTTGTCAGGTATTTTCCTGACATGACCTTTGTGGAAAGTATATTCACAGTAGTTGATAACAATCGCCTGGGATCTCTAGTATGCAGAGAATACAAGCGTGCTGGGCCAATGCATGTAGCAGGACAGATCAAATCACATTTCAGTAACCAGACTATTCGGGGGGGCTTGCGCGAGCTTTAAGTGTTATCTAGGGCCCTGGACCTAGTACCTAGCTCTGACGGATAGCAACGGAACGGAAAGGGAGCGCATCCAAGTAAAGATGTTCCTAATCATGTGGTAGGTAATCCATAGGCAATGTTTCAGTCGTCTATGAGCTGTTCATGGTCCGACCGCAATACGAAATGGGCTGGTCACGGCTGGGAGACGTTCATGGGCCTCAGCAGTTGGGAGCACACCCAGGAACTCTCGATCTTCGCCATTCGACCAGATGGAACCGGCTTCCGCAAGGTCATTGGCAAAGAGGGCTACGCCCTTGGCTCCCCCAGCTGGTCCGCAGACGGCAAGTGCATTGTCTACTACGAGATGACGCGCGAAACAACCTGGGACGCGCACAGCTCCTTCGACGTCAACTCGGCCAACTCCTCCATTGTCTCCGTGGACTTCGCTACCGGCACCGACCGCGTTGTTGAGGTGAACACCTCCGGCGTCAAGATTTACCCTCAGTACCTAGGCAACACCAGCTCAATCGGCTACCTCCTCAAAGGCACCACGTATTACAACACCACTGCCCGCTCCCCTGCCTGGTCCCCAGACGGCAAACGCGTCGTCTACGAAAAGGTCTCCTGGGATATCCGCCCCAGAACAAACTCCTCTACAGCTGGGATGCCAACTGGACCTACCGCTTCACCGACGTCTTCCCAACCATCAACACCGCAGGCCGACTAGCCATCACCCAAAAACAGCTCGGCGACTCCGCCGTCATCTCCCTCAACGCTACCGGCACAGACAACGAAACCGTCTTCGACCCTGTAGCAAGGGGAATCCTCTCGCTCTCCTCCGTTGAACAGGGCACCTCCGGTGCCTTCCAGTCCTCCTGGTCCTCCGACGGAAACTGGCTCACTTACGGCGTCGGCTACTGGTTTGCCGGGCGCGCGTCCAACGGCGGGTGGATCGTGTGCTCCAAGGCCGACGGCAGCGAAGCAATGAACCTCACGACCAGCGCGATCCCACTCTCGGCAGGCGGCAACAATACCCTGAACACAGGCTTCCCCAGCTTCTTGCCCGATGGGACAAAGATTGTCTTCCGCGTTTGGGGCGCCGATGCAGAAGACGGCGATACATCACAGCTGGGTCTCCGCATTCTACACCTCGACCAGGTAACTGCCAACGGCACATACCCCGTCACCGTGTTGACGAATTGGTGGGATACGCTCCCGTCCTTCTCACCAGATGGGACAAAGATCGTGTTTACGCGACGCGTCAGTGGGAGCAACTACGAGGTCTGTACGATTGCGCCGGACGGCTCGGACCTGCAGGTGTTGACGAGTAGTGAAGCGAACGATGCGCATGCGTGTGGTCACACGACGGCAGGATCATGTACTCGACGGGCGAGTATGGGTTTCAGTCGGAGTGTGCGCTGTACGATAATACATTCCAACCGTATGGCCAGATCAACATTATGGATGCGGATGGGGGGAATAAGCGGGCGTTGACAAATTCCTTGTGGGAGGATTCGATGCCGGCTTATGTTCCGGGGGAATTCCTTTAGTTTCTACTTCCTTGGCTAAGTAGCTAGATAATATACAGTCTATCTGACTCGGGTAGCTTCAGAAGTTCATTGATATTGACACGATTCCATCCAAGACAAGAAGGCCATTCTACACAATCATTCTCAGGCCCTATCTTTGTGTTTCTTCACAACGAATTCCCTTTTAACCTAATTACCTGTTTAACAGATAGAATAAGTGAAAGCTTAACCTTAGTATTCCGTTTATACCTTAGGGTCCGAAGGCACCAACGGTTAACCGCCGGTCAACCTGGCCGGAAAGATATAACCAACTACTATCCAAAGCTCCTAACACCTAAATTACTCAGGGCAATTGGAATGCAACACATGCGACGTGATACACACCTCAGGCCCCCAACTCATCAGGAGTGTACATTCTGCTTGTCATCCTCTGCAACGGGCCGAGCTTCAAGTCCTTGTGGGGTCCGTAGGAGCCGATTCACGCTGTATCCTTTAGTCCACAGGCTCAAAAACAACCCAAGCCCACAGATTCCACAACACATGGCCCATCCAATTCGCAAGCTATCGGTATATGCCACCTGCACGTTCGCcttgacctcatcatcagGCATATACTTGATGACCTGAACAAGCTCCGCAGCATCCTGACTATATGCGTCTGCCTTGGATGCCAGGGCGGCATACTTGAGCAGGTTCTTGTGCATTAGGTTCTGGAAGACCACACCTCCAATCGCAACGCCAATAGCTTGTCCCAGGGTACGGAAAAAGCTAAACAATGCCGACGCCATGGCTAAGTTATCATCGTCCATCGAGGCTTGGACTGAATACGCCAGTGAAGGAAATAGAAATCCCAGTCCCATACCGGACACCATTGTCAGAAATACCCAGGCCGGAACGGTCGTGCTAGGTTTAATGTAGCAAAGTAGACCGTTTCCCAAGGTTGATAGGGTCCAGCCCAGCCAGATTGCCCATCGGTAGTGGCCAGTGTAGGTTACCAAGGCTCCGGTGAGGATTGCGAATGGTGCCACGGTGAATGTTCCGGGGAACAAGGCCACCCCCGTGATAATTGGGCTATACCCTTTCACTGCTTCATAATACAGTGGTAGATAGTATAACTGGCACCACAGGACTAGACCCTGGAGGACGGTTTCCAGGAATGTGATATTGGCCGTGCGGTTACTAAACAAGCTCGTAGGAATAACGGGAACCTTAGTAACGTAATGTTCGTAGAGTACAAATAAAACGAGTCCTATAACACCAATAAGTAGAGGTACTAGCGTATGCCACGAGTCCCAGTCATAGGATACTCCTCCCCATGTCAAGGGGATtaggaaagaagaaaggcttcCCGTGAATAGGATGATCCCGGCATAATCGATTTGGCGGAGCTTTTCGATGAAGGTTGTCGGAACTGGTCTGAGTCTGAGGAATAGAATGACGAGGATTGTGCCGATTCCGATGAAAGGAAAGTTGATATAGAAAACCCAACGCTAGAGAGGCATGAGTCGTTATTAGAAGAGAATTTGGTTGGACTGACTTACCCACGTAACATTTTGCGCAAATCCACCGCCGAGTATGGGCCCCATCACCGAACCGAGACTCCACATAGCGTTCAAGATACCATAATACttccccctctctctcaGGGGCACGAGATCAGTGACAATAACGTTGGTTAACGCAGTGATTCCACCCCCACCGACTCCCTGCAATGATCGTCCCACAAGCATCTGAGTAAAGTTTTGTGAGACACCTGCCAGTGTAGTCCcggtaaaaaagaaaaggatcgCAACCAGTATGAGGGGACGTCGGCCGAATATATGGGAAAATGAGGCAAAGGATGGTTGAAATACTATTCGAGAGGCCGTCAGGTATATCGCCGACAGGTTCATCGGAGTACCCTACCTGTTgagcagagaagaaaagacgtTCCGCTCCAAAATGCTTCGATGGCTGTTCCGTGCAAGCGTTGTGCAATGATCTATACATCGATGAAATGCTGTTTGCTCTGACCATTCCAGATCACATACCGGTAGTGCGACAGAGATGGAAGTACCATCAAGTGCAGCCATCAGGGTCAGGACTGCTAACGTTAAGAATATAAGTATTGCGTGCCGGCTCAGTATGAacctctcttcttctgcgtcCGGCTCAGCGTTAGTTTCACTTCCGCTGCCCTGTATATCTGGCACTTTCGGTTCAAGCCTTCCTTGGGAGACTATCTCAGTCATTGCGGCTTCCACTTGACCTGATTCAAACGTATATATGATAAtagtggaggagaggatgtGTCTGCCAAGTAGTTGTAGAAAAGTCCGCTTTTCAAAAATATTGTGTCATTTGTATGACCTGCTCAGGAAACACAGAAAGTCCGTGCACAGGTTATGCCTGTGACAATATACCTCGAAACCAGCCTCAGCAACTACTCGCTTTCAGTCGTGATATGTAACCTAATCAGTTACTTACCTTAGGGGGTGAGGGGGGATACAAGTAATGAGCAAGTGCGGAACTCTGAAGGATTCACACAACGGACGCACCGACTGAGCGTGTCACTCGGGGAGATCTTCTACAAAAGATGACATGGATTGTCTACGTTATTCTACAATCGTTCAAACACAGAGTGTCTTGCATATGCTGCTGTGAAATCTCAGCGTACCCTCGGATATTGGCTCTTgggtggctggctggggTTACCTGAGCAAGGGGCAAGATCGATATCCAATGCACGGAAATGGTAAGCGTCAAGTGATACCCTGCGAGTTGATGGATCATTGGCTCACCCTGCAGCTTCCTTTTATGACTTGTTCTTCCGCGTAAAAGTCAATAGGTCGTGTGGAGACGAATGGCAGAGAGCATACCAAAGCCCCTGAAGCGACGTCGATCATCGGATGTACACAGGTCCAATAGCGGTAAGGGATAAACCTAGTTCAATAATTCATGGAAATGCCTCACATGTTGTGTCGGCTTGTTACGTATGAGCCAACCGCTTGCAGGTGCCGGAAAGTTATTCAGTATGGTTGGAATGCCACCCTTGTCCCGACCTGTTGGAACTTCGAATGCCTAATTGTGGGTCACCAGGACGAAGATTGATTAATGTAATTTACTAGCGGCTATCAATGATAAATGACTTTTGCTTGTATTATGAGCTTATCAAATGAGACCCAATTAGATTATGCTACTGTAATTTCATATTAAACATTACCCGAAATGAGTAGTGAAAAGACATGCCCATATACTGAGATCGGATCATGTGTAAAGGGAAAATCAAAAGGTAGCAACGCCTACAAGCGAGAATCCGACTTACCATTGCCTGAACTCACGCATGAAGGTAGCTGGAAGAGCCTGGTCGGGTTAAGATGGCTGTTTCGAGTGTGATTCCATGCCCAATAGCCGCAAGTACAAGCTTATCCTTTTGGTTGGAACCATGTTTATGCTCATCCCGCAGCTTCTCTAGAATACGTATAATAGTGGTGGAAATGGTGTTTCCTCCATCACGATACGCATCGTAGCTCGCTCTCAGGTCGTCGGCAGTTAACCCTAGGGCATCTTGGGCCGCGACAAGGACAGCGTAGCCACCCGGATGAACCGCCCAACCGTAATTGCTTGGGACATaattcttttcctccaatgcaagggatgGAGTAGAGGAGATCAGAGACTGGAATCCCGCTGGCACGCACTTGCCCG includes the following:
- a CDS encoding MDR family MFS transporter (predicted transporter (major facilitator superfamily)), translated to MSSALAHYLYPPSPPKRTFLQLLGRHILSSTIIIYTFESGQVEAAMTEIVSQGRLEPKVPDIQGSGSETNAEPDAEEERFILSRHAILIFLTLAVLTLMAALDGTSISVALPIIAQRLHGTAIEAFWSGTSFLLCSTVFQPSFASFSHIFGRRPLILVAILFFFTGTTLAGVSQNFTQMLVGRSLQGVGGGGITALTNVIVTDLVPLRERGKYYGILNAMWSLGSVMGPILGGGFAQNVTWRWVFYINFPFIGIGTILVILFLRLRPVPTTFIEKLRQIDYAGIILFTGSLSSFLIPLTWGGVSYDWDSWHTLVPLLIGVIGLVLFVLYEHYVTKVPVIPTSLFSNRTANITFLETVLQGLVLWCQLYYLPLYYEAVKGYSPIITGVALFPGTFTVAPFAILTGALVTYTGHYRWAIWLGWTLSTLGNGLLCYIKPSTTVPAWVFLTMVSGMGLGFLFPSLAYSVQASMDDDNLAMASALFSFFRTLGQAIGVAIGGVVFQNLMHKNLLKYAALASKADAYSQDAAELVQVIKYMPDDEVKANVQVAYTDSLRIGWAMCCGICGLGLFLSLWTKGYSVNRLLRTPQGLEARPVAEDDKQNVHS
- a CDS encoding TolB family protein (predicted protein); translated protein: MFQSSMSCSWSDRNTKWAGHGWETFMGLSSWEHTQELSIFAIRPDGTGFRKVIGKEGYALGSPSWSADGKCIVYYEMTRETTWDAHSSFDVNSANSSIVSVDFATGTDRVVEATPAQSATSSKAPRITTPLPAPLPGPQTANASSTKSWDANWTYRFTDVFPTINTAGRLAITQKQLGDSAVISLNATGTDNETVFDPVARGILSLSSVEQGTSGAFQSSWSSDGNWLTYGVGYWFAGRASNGGWIVCSKADGSEAMNLTTSAIPLSAGGNNTLNTGFPSFLPDGTKIVFRVWGADAEDGDTSQLGLRILHLDQVTANGTYPVTVLTNWWDTLPSFSPDGTKIVFTRRVSGSNYEVCTIAPDGSDLQVLTSSEANDAHAIMYSTGEYGFQSECALYDNTFQPYGQINIMDADGGNKRALTNSLWEDSMPAYVPGEFL